A genome region from Halorussus pelagicus includes the following:
- the ppc gene encoding phosphoenolpyruvate carboxylase: MELHARDVRRDVRELGALLGDVLEGQTSAEAFDVVESVRTEAIDYRRGETESRDDLRANLADLPPERAGVVARAFATYFELINLAEERERVRAVREGSQEGTLSDSVAEAAERLAEADADAEEVQGVLDDVLVEPTFTAHPTEARRKTVKAKLRTVAEAIETLDERRLTDREEAAVERDLEAEVTSLWQTPQVRERRPEVTDEALNVQWYLENTLFDVVGEAYDELERALGEEFDGVEVPKLFEFRSWAGSDRDGNPYVTPQVTAETLERQREVVVSRYREECKRLSGVLSQDDRSVAVGDELRERLDADRERMPGVAEEARERYPDEPYRQKLRLMRERLDRVGDVRPGGYDDADELLADVDAIGESLRANSAETVAEARVDPLRRRVATFGLSLASLDLRDHQQNHTAAVGEALAREGIDYESMDEDERVETLTETILQDDPVIDLEATDDLSESAERVLTLFSRTADWQAEYGVEAIDTYCISMTEEPSHVLEVLFLADQAGIVDLPGYSGLDVVPLLETESALSGARRIMGTLFENEAYAAAVEARKGTQEIMLGYSDSNKENGFLAANWSLYRNQKHLADICDDHDVRLRLFHGRGGSISRGGGPMNDALLALPNETVTGEVKFTEQGEAIAEKYANPKIAERNLEQMLNAQIRARHEAVREPVEDVPDEWAAAMETAADAARESYRDLLETEGFVSYFEDATPIEVIEELNLGSRPASRSGERTVEDLRAIPWVFSWTQARCILPGWYSLASGLDEYLDAGGDAETLREMYAEWPFFRTMVDNAALALARTDLDIAAEYAQLAPADRREQFFPRIESEHERAVELVTTIADRDGLLTREWLEESLERRNPYVDPLNLLQTKLLSQSHLTPEEERTLRLTVKGIAAGMKNTG, from the coding sequence ATGGAACTACACGCCAGAGACGTACGTCGGGACGTACGGGAACTCGGCGCGCTTCTCGGAGACGTACTCGAAGGCCAAACGTCCGCCGAGGCGTTCGATGTGGTCGAGTCCGTCCGAACCGAAGCCATCGACTACCGTCGCGGCGAGACCGAGAGCCGCGACGACCTGCGCGCGAATCTTGCCGACCTGCCGCCCGAGCGCGCCGGGGTCGTCGCCCGCGCGTTCGCCACCTACTTCGAACTCATCAATCTCGCCGAGGAGCGCGAGCGCGTCCGGGCCGTCCGCGAGGGGTCCCAAGAGGGAACGCTCTCCGACAGCGTGGCCGAGGCCGCCGAGCGACTGGCCGAGGCGGACGCCGACGCCGAGGAGGTCCAGGGGGTCTTGGACGACGTGCTGGTCGAACCGACGTTCACCGCCCACCCGACCGAGGCCCGCCGAAAGACCGTGAAGGCGAAACTCCGGACGGTCGCCGAGGCCATCGAGACGCTGGACGAGCGCCGCCTGACCGACCGCGAGGAAGCGGCCGTCGAGCGCGACCTCGAAGCCGAAGTGACGAGTCTCTGGCAAACCCCGCAGGTCCGCGAGCGCAGGCCCGAAGTCACCGACGAGGCGCTCAACGTCCAGTGGTACCTCGAAAACACGCTGTTCGACGTGGTCGGAGAGGCCTACGACGAACTGGAGCGCGCGCTCGGCGAGGAGTTCGACGGCGTGGAGGTGCCCAAACTCTTCGAGTTCCGGTCGTGGGCCGGGAGCGACCGGGACGGCAACCCCTACGTCACGCCCCAAGTGACCGCCGAGACGCTGGAACGCCAGCGCGAGGTCGTGGTCTCGCGCTACCGCGAGGAGTGCAAGCGCCTTTCGGGCGTCCTGAGCCAAGACGACCGGAGCGTCGCGGTCGGCGACGAGTTGCGAGAGCGATTGGACGCCGACCGCGAGCGCATGCCGGGCGTCGCCGAGGAGGCCCGCGAGCGCTACCCCGACGAACCCTACCGCCAGAAGTTGCGGTTGATGCGCGAACGCCTTGACCGAGTGGGCGACGTGCGCCCCGGCGGCTACGACGACGCCGACGAACTGTTGGCCGACGTGGACGCCATTGGCGAGAGCCTGCGCGCCAACAGCGCGGAGACGGTCGCGGAGGCCCGCGTGGACCCGCTCCGGCGGCGAGTCGCCACCTTCGGTCTCTCGCTGGCCAGCCTCGACCTGCGCGACCACCAACAGAACCACACTGCGGCGGTCGGCGAGGCGCTGGCCCGCGAGGGTATCGACTACGAGAGCATGGACGAAGACGAGCGCGTCGAGACGCTGACCGAGACCATCCTGCAGGACGACCCCGTCATCGACCTCGAAGCGACCGACGACCTCTCGGAGAGCGCCGAGCGCGTCCTCACGCTCTTTTCCCGGACCGCCGACTGGCAGGCCGAGTACGGCGTGGAGGCCATCGACACCTACTGCATCAGCATGACCGAGGAGCCGAGTCACGTCCTCGAAGTCCTCTTCCTCGCCGACCAGGCCGGAATCGTGGATCTGCCAGGCTACTCGGGTCTCGACGTGGTCCCCCTGCTCGAAACGGAGTCGGCGCTCTCGGGCGCACGCCGAATCATGGGGACGCTCTTCGAGAACGAGGCCTACGCGGCCGCCGTGGAGGCTCGGAAAGGAACCCAGGAAATCATGCTCGGCTACTCGGACTCGAACAAGGAGAACGGCTTCCTCGCGGCGAACTGGAGCCTCTACCGCAACCAGAAGCATCTCGCGGACATCTGCGACGACCACGACGTGCGCCTGCGCCTGTTCCACGGCCGGGGCGGGTCCATCTCGCGGGGCGGCGGCCCGATGAACGACGCCCTGCTCGCGCTCCCGAACGAGACGGTCACGGGCGAGGTCAAGTTCACCGAACAGGGCGAGGCCATCGCCGAGAAGTACGCCAACCCGAAAATCGCCGAGCGGAACCTCGAACAGATGCTCAACGCCCAGATTCGGGCGCGCCACGAGGCCGTCCGGGAACCAGTCGAGGACGTGCCCGACGAGTGGGCCGCGGCGATGGAGACCGCGGCGGACGCCGCCCGCGAGTCCTACCGGGACCTGCTCGAAACCGAGGGGTTCGTCTCGTACTTCGAGGACGCGACGCCAATCGAGGTCATCGAGGAACTGAACCTCGGGTCGCGTCCGGCCTCCCGGTCGGGCGAGCGCACGGTTGAGGACCTGCGGGCGATTCCGTGGGTGTTCTCGTGGACGCAGGCCCGGTGTATCCTGCCGGGGTGGTACTCGTTGGCGTCCGGGTTGGACGAATATCTCGACGCAGGCGGCGACGCCGAGACCCTGCGCGAGATGTACGCCGAGTGGCCGTTCTTCCGGACGATGGTGGACAACGCCGCCCTTGCGCTGGCCCGGACCGACCTCGACATCGCTGCGGAGTACGCCCAACTCGCGCCCGCCGACCGGCGCGAGCAGTTCTTCCCGCGAATCGAATCGGAGCACGAGCGCGCGGTCGAACTCGTGACGACTATCGCCGACCGCGACGGCCTGCTGACGCGCGAATGGCTCGAAGAGAGTCTGGAACGCCGGAACCCCTACGTGGACCCGCTGAACCTGCTCCAGACGAAACTGCTCTCGCAGTCCCACCTCACTCCCGAGGAAGAGCGAACGCTCCGACTGACTGTCAAGGGAATCGCGGCCGGGATGAAGAATACGGGGTAG
- a CDS encoding DUF2178 domain-containing protein has protein sequence MTQTHTAGPKRLEKARRYRQLLVGFPVGGAVIAIFLREILGYPLVSEAVYWVGIVGFLAVWVGTSVTLFDERDQALERRASKLTLTIFAPVLVVAASLARVLPKVSDVTMPEAIWPALYAFVALYAVFAVVYLTLRSRT, from the coding sequence ATGACACAGACACACACGGCCGGACCGAAACGACTCGAAAAGGCGCGACGCTATCGGCAACTGCTGGTCGGTTTCCCCGTTGGGGGCGCAGTAATCGCCATCTTTCTCAGGGAGATACTCGGCTATCCCCTCGTCAGCGAGGCCGTCTACTGGGTCGGCATCGTCGGCTTCCTCGCGGTCTGGGTCGGCACCTCGGTGACGCTGTTCGACGAGCGCGACCAAGCGCTCGAACGGCGAGCGAGCAAGCTCACGCTCACCATCTTCGCGCCCGTGCTGGTCGTCGCGGCCTCGCTGGCGCGCGTCCTCCCGAAGGTCAGCGACGTTACGATGCCCGAGGCAATCTGGCCCGCGCTCTACGCCTTTGTCGCACTGTACGCCGTGTTTGCCGTCGTCTATCTCACCCTGCGCTCGCGCACATGA
- a CDS encoding BGTF surface domain-containing protein, producing the protein MSANSPQYRVVALVAVLLAASVAPAFGPSAVETTSAASASFSPSVIYEERGDVANISVNVDGGGIVNIGSPSDAFWLQVEVGGGKKKIQLNTYEAGMAETPAEMKAAVSGGTVVDFGYSDLDKALVASKYTINATKNGNEVGVGALVLQERGSYDVSPRIAPESVSADKIASKKGVRERSVPPGGKVAHDDWMVVHVNATGVKGAIEEANLSGDNGIMQVNFMQSNPPLNENGHQFTGANATRVFTLGDTEGFYLAVDTGENGIEPGQRYRVEFVVPEKSPLADKRQNVSTEIKVVDRRIQIERNGPGKTIVVDDKTTIRGTTSLTPGTNINLSARDSEIPPFHLSEMVTVTRNRTFSTTFDFSDIEPGRNFQIRLEDQKTSVPAQVAIRATTTTTTAPDTTTATTTVNTTTETPTTTETTANGLTQRPMNSTPKPLTQQASANGSEDGDESDGGGGLVPVPGFGPVAGLLALLAGGVIAARRG; encoded by the coding sequence ATGTCAGCGAACTCCCCGCAGTACCGCGTCGTCGCCCTCGTCGCAGTCCTGCTTGCCGCCAGCGTCGCTCCCGCGTTCGGTCCGAGCGCCGTCGAGACGACCAGCGCGGCGAGCGCGTCGTTCTCGCCGAGCGTCATCTACGAAGAGCGCGGAGACGTAGCGAACATCAGTGTCAACGTAGACGGCGGCGGAATCGTCAACATCGGGTCTCCATCGGACGCGTTCTGGTTGCAGGTCGAGGTCGGCGGCGGGAAGAAGAAGATACAGTTGAACACCTATGAGGCGGGAATGGCCGAGACCCCGGCGGAGATGAAAGCCGCCGTCTCGGGTGGGACGGTGGTCGATTTCGGATACTCGGACTTGGACAAGGCACTCGTCGCCAGCAAGTACACGATTAACGCCACCAAGAACGGCAACGAGGTGGGCGTCGGCGCGCTCGTCCTCCAAGAGCGCGGAAGCTACGACGTGTCGCCCCGAATCGCGCCGGAAAGCGTCTCAGCCGACAAAATAGCCTCGAAGAAGGGCGTGCGAGAGCGCTCGGTCCCGCCGGGCGGGAAGGTCGCCCACGACGACTGGATGGTCGTCCACGTTAACGCCACCGGCGTCAAGGGTGCTATCGAGGAGGCCAATTTGAGCGGCGATAACGGGATTATGCAGGTGAACTTCATGCAGTCGAATCCGCCGCTGAACGAGAACGGTCACCAGTTCACTGGCGCGAACGCGACTCGCGTCTTCACGCTCGGCGACACCGAGGGATTCTACCTCGCGGTCGATACGGGCGAGAACGGTATCGAACCCGGCCAGCGCTATCGCGTCGAGTTCGTCGTTCCCGAGAAAAGCCCGCTCGCCGACAAGCGCCAGAACGTCTCGACCGAAATCAAGGTCGTGGACCGCCGGATACAGATAGAGCGCAACGGACCGGGCAAAACCATCGTCGTGGACGACAAGACCACGATTCGCGGGACGACCAGTCTGACGCCCGGCACGAACATCAACCTCTCGGCGCGCGACAGCGAAATCCCGCCGTTCCACCTCTCGGAGATGGTCACGGTCACCCGGAACCGGACGTTCTCGACGACGTTCGACTTCTCGGACATCGAACCCGGCCGGAACTTCCAGATTCGACTGGAGGACCAGAAGACGAGCGTCCCGGCGCAGGTCGCAATACGCGCGACCACGACGACGACGACGGCGCCGGACACGACGACGGCGACCACGACCGTCAACACGACGACCGAAACGCCCACCACCACGGAGACGACCGCGAACGGGCTGACACAGCGACCCATGAATAGCACTCCCAAGCCACTGACCCAACAGGCGAGCGCGAACGGAAGCGAAGACGGCGACGAGAGCGATGGAGGCGGCGGTCTCGTCCCGGTTCCCGGCTTCGGCCCGGTCGCGGGACTCCTCGCACTGCTGGCGGGCGGCGTGATAGCCGCCCGTCGGGGGTAG
- a CDS encoding DUF255 domain-containing protein — MNESAEKTKVEWREWGEAAFEEARESDTPVLLSLSATWCSWCHEMDREAYSNPMVAANVNDSFVPVRVDIDRQPRVRERYNVGGFPSTVFCTPDGDLLTGATYLDVDAMRQVVQRVRDLWSHKGEEAARIPRSLREDPPAGDLSPEIEQLVAGQLGDKFDDQFGGWGDSEKFPLPRTVEFALKREREQALGTLQAVNQYLYDDYDGGFFRFAEGRDWTEVHHEKLLSTNAALVRAFANAYLYTGDDDYRDPAERTIEYLTTTLWNGNAFAGSQAPGDSPDVPESDGDEDGDVAESEGESDAQQADTEDDPDYYGLAPSDRETADAPAVDPTAFADWNAMAADALLTYHAYTDDERARTYAERALDYVLDELVEDGEVVHFDDGETGDESESGLLADHAHLLGALTTARQVTGDQKYLDAAREVGDYALAELREGGEDGDESLSGAFVDGPREGPGLLDRPMRPLDHNAEIADALTDLALLTGDDDYREAAADAIAAFADAADRFGVQVAAYATAAARLCRDPLVVEVADEAGSDLHRAAMRVADHEKVVIPGVSGDEYEDGTAHVVVDGERSETVETPEQLSDRVAELTE; from the coding sequence ATGAACGAAAGCGCCGAGAAGACCAAGGTGGAGTGGCGCGAGTGGGGCGAGGCCGCCTTCGAGGAGGCCCGAGAGTCCGACACGCCGGTCCTGCTCTCGCTGTCGGCGACGTGGTGTTCGTGGTGCCACGAGATGGACCGCGAGGCGTACAGCAACCCGATGGTCGCCGCGAACGTCAACGACTCGTTCGTGCCGGTCCGGGTGGACATCGACCGTCAACCGCGGGTCCGCGAGCGGTACAACGTCGGCGGGTTCCCCTCGACCGTCTTCTGCACGCCCGACGGCGACCTGCTCACGGGCGCGACCTACCTCGATGTGGACGCCATGCGACAGGTCGTCCAGCGCGTGCGGGACCTCTGGAGCCACAAGGGCGAGGAGGCCGCCCGCATCCCGCGGAGTCTGCGGGAGGACCCGCCAGCAGGGGACCTTTCACCCGAAATCGAGCAGTTGGTCGCCGGGCAGTTGGGCGACAAGTTCGACGACCAGTTCGGCGGGTGGGGCGACAGCGAGAAGTTCCCGCTCCCCCGGACCGTCGAGTTCGCGCTCAAGCGCGAGCGCGAACAGGCGCTCGGAACGCTCCAAGCGGTCAACCAGTACCTCTACGACGACTACGACGGCGGATTCTTCCGGTTTGCGGAGGGCCGCGACTGGACGGAAGTCCACCACGAGAAACTGCTCTCGACCAACGCCGCGCTGGTCCGAGCGTTCGCCAACGCCTACCTCTACACCGGCGACGACGACTACCGCGACCCCGCCGAGCGCACCATCGAGTATCTGACGACGACTCTCTGGAACGGGAACGCTTTCGCCGGGAGTCAGGCCCCCGGTGACTCGCCGGACGTGCCCGAGAGCGATGGAGACGAGGACGGAGACGTGGCCGAAAGCGAAGGCGAGAGCGACGCACAACAAGCGGACACCGAGGACGACCCTGACTACTACGGTCTCGCGCCGAGCGACCGCGAGACGGCGGATGCGCCCGCGGTGGACCCGACCGCGTTCGCCGACTGGAACGCGATGGCGGCCGACGCACTGTTGACCTACCACGCCTACACCGACGACGAGCGCGCCCGGACCTACGCCGAGCGCGCGCTCGACTACGTGCTGGACGAACTGGTCGAGGATGGCGAAGTCGTCCACTTCGACGACGGCGAGACGGGCGACGAGAGCGAGTCCGGTCTGCTGGCCGACCACGCCCACCTGCTCGGCGCGCTCACGACCGCCCGACAGGTCACGGGCGACCAGAAGTATCTCGACGCGGCCCGCGAGGTGGGCGACTACGCGCTCGCCGAACTGCGGGAAGGCGGCGAGGACGGCGACGAGTCTCTTTCCGGCGCGTTTGTGGACGGTCCCCGCGAGGGTCCGGGCCTGCTCGACCGACCGATGCGCCCGCTCGACCACAACGCGGAAATCGCCGACGCGCTGACCGACCTCGCGCTTCTGACCGGCGACGACGACTATCGGGAGGCCGCCGCCGACGCCATTGCGGCGTTCGCGGACGCGGCCGACCGCTTCGGCGTACAGGTCGCGGCCTACGCCACGGCCGCGGCGCGCCTCTGCCGGGACCCGCTCGTGGTCGAAGTCGCCGACGAGGCCGGGTCGGACCTCCACCGCGCCGCGATGCGAGTCGCCGACCACGAGAAGGTCGTGATTCCGGGCGTCTCGGGTGACGAGTACGAGGACGGGACCGCCCACGTCGTCGTGGACGGCGAACGTTCCGAGACCGTGGAGACTCCCGAGCAACTGAGCGACCGCGTCGCCGAGTTGACCGAGTAG
- a CDS encoding helix-turn-helix transcriptional regulator — protein MKNDIRDYRDAEGISQADLAAAVGVTRQTINAIERERYDPSIELAFKLARYFDCRVEDLLDPELPDDLRE, from the coding sequence ATGAAGAACGACATCCGCGACTACCGGGACGCCGAAGGTATCAGTCAGGCCGACCTCGCGGCGGCCGTCGGGGTCACGCGCCAGACGATAAACGCCATCGAGCGCGAGCGATACGACCCCTCCATCGAACTCGCGTTCAAGTTGGCGCGGTACTTCGACTGCCGCGTCGAAGACTTACTAGATCCGGAACTCCCCGACGATTTGCGAGAGTGA
- a CDS encoding DCC1-like thiol-disulfide oxidoreductase family protein: MHDATLVYDDDCGFCTWWADFFERRSDFEVVGFTQLSDDQRERLPDDYESCSHLLTDGEVYSCGESLEQALVRSNVADELAPLVGFLRNFKDYEEFREGVYRAVADHRGDLGVVVSKTPPARDDSRVNE; the protein is encoded by the coding sequence ATGCACGACGCTACGCTCGTTTACGACGACGACTGCGGATTCTGTACGTGGTGGGCCGACTTCTTCGAACGACGCTCGGACTTCGAGGTCGTCGGCTTCACGCAACTGTCCGACGACCAGCGCGAGCGCCTGCCCGACGATTACGAGTCGTGTTCGCACCTACTGACCGACGGCGAAGTCTACTCCTGTGGCGAGTCGCTGGAACAGGCTCTTGTCCGGTCGAACGTCGCCGACGAACTCGCTCCGCTGGTCGGGTTCCTCCGGAACTTCAAGGATTACGAGGAGTTCCGGGAAGGGGTCTATCGGGCGGTCGCCGACCACCGCGGGGACCTCGGGGTCGTCGTCTCGAAGACGCCGCCCGCACGAGACGACTCACGAGTAAACGAGTAG
- a CDS encoding J domain-containing protein, whose translation MQRDRLLLGLAAVFAGIAMLQFVMAFVSSPALLAVAVPFAAAAYLIWYHATGRLRARVESGRAGSYRRADPETGGFGAGPRDSFSGRRGFDGDGGFGAREARGRRARAGADARGGRRAQTVGDTEPTPREAYRVLGLDADADSDEVRRAYRQRVKSVHPDRESGDEEEFKRVTEAYEVLNDRD comes from the coding sequence GTGCAGCGAGACCGGCTTCTACTCGGACTGGCGGCGGTCTTCGCGGGTATCGCCATGCTCCAGTTCGTGATGGCGTTCGTCTCCAGTCCCGCGCTACTCGCGGTCGCCGTGCCGTTCGCGGCGGCGGCCTACCTCATCTGGTACCACGCCACCGGGCGGCTCCGAGCGCGCGTCGAGAGCGGTCGGGCCGGAAGCTACCGCCGCGCGGACCCCGAGACCGGCGGGTTCGGTGCCGGGCCGCGCGACTCGTTCTCCGGCCGCCGGGGCTTCGACGGTGACGGCGGGTTCGGCGCGCGCGAGGCCCGCGGGCGGCGCGCTCGCGCCGGAGCAGACGCACGCGGCGGCCGACGCGCACAGACGGTCGGCGACACTGAACCGACCCCGAGGGAGGCCTACCGCGTCCTCGGACTCGACGCCGACGCCGACTCCGACGAGGTCCGGCGGGCCTACCGCCAGCGCGTCAAGTCGGTCCACCCCGACCGCGAGTCGGGCGACGAGGAGGAGTTCAAGCGCGTGACGGAGGCCTACGAGGTGCTGAACGACCGCGACTGA
- a CDS encoding restriction endonuclease — protein sequence MLQGMDQSEFGKFVAALWERQGWQTQVKRDDGRTFVAVQRPNTGEEGLLWAIPDGEVGGKQVQQFAKLCKQYGVSESAIVTAGTVSDHANKVSQGSGVDLLDGEGVAKILKQKEWTDLAEQYGDGDGGGGAETASGGDGDSPLDQLQAVGDRVGAKLSGALGGTSIPTKPVIAVVVVVALLAVGVLSGVSVPFLGGGGNGPVSAESVAPENSTSTLNVTWNARVTDTIDPNESDGRAYNPPRGYQFVLVQMQFKNGGESSVNLTKKSFKFRTDERTYSHQPLSEHEGFMGLQMSPGTRYAGWMVFAVPEDSSGTLVYDQSVTGDSIAVKFTRDSNLEVSVSDR from the coding sequence ATGTTGCAGGGAATGGACCAGTCCGAGTTCGGGAAGTTCGTTGCGGCCCTCTGGGAGCGTCAAGGCTGGCAAACGCAGGTCAAGCGCGACGACGGTAGAACGTTCGTCGCGGTACAGCGACCCAACACCGGCGAGGAGGGCCTGTTGTGGGCGATACCCGACGGTGAAGTCGGGGGCAAACAGGTCCAGCAGTTCGCCAAGCTCTGTAAGCAGTACGGCGTCTCGGAGTCGGCTATCGTCACTGCCGGGACAGTCTCTGACCACGCAAACAAGGTCTCGCAGGGGTCGGGCGTGGACCTCCTCGACGGCGAGGGCGTCGCCAAAATCCTCAAGCAGAAAGAGTGGACCGACCTCGCCGAGCAGTACGGCGATGGCGATGGGGGCGGCGGTGCCGAGACGGCGAGCGGCGGAGACGGTGACTCGCCGCTCGACCAGTTACAGGCGGTCGGCGACCGAGTCGGAGCGAAACTCTCGGGCGCGCTCGGTGGCACGTCGATTCCGACGAAGCCAGTGATAGCGGTCGTGGTCGTCGTCGCCCTGCTCGCGGTCGGCGTCCTGTCGGGCGTCTCCGTGCCGTTCCTCGGCGGCGGCGGAAACGGGCCGGTTTCGGCCGAGTCGGTCGCACCGGAAAACAGCACGAGTACGCTCAACGTGACGTGGAACGCCCGCGTCACCGACACCATCGACCCCAACGAGAGCGACGGCAGAGCCTACAACCCGCCGCGAGGCTATCAGTTCGTCCTCGTCCAGATGCAGTTCAAAAACGGCGGAGAGAGCAGCGTGAATCTGACCAAGAAATCGTTCAAGTTCCGGACCGACGAGCGGACCTACAGCCATCAGCCCTTGAGCGAACACGAGGGGTTCATGGGCTTGCAGATGTCGCCCGGCACGCGGTACGCCGGTTGGATGGTGTTCGCGGTGCCCGAGGACTCATCCGGGACGCTGGTCTACGACCAGAGCGTAACCGGCGACTCCATCGCCGTCAAGTTCACGCGCGATTCGAATCTCGAAGTGAGCGTTAGCGACCGGTGA
- a CDS encoding GTPBP1 family GTP-binding protein produces the protein MCPTRATLQRALDRGEREGGSVEFKERLTRELHLADGRMESLAAQLRHRVLSGDGEATYVVGVTDDGGIAGIDHDDFSESMDVLSLLAEEAGAHIEDVQTWGITDGTITTEGEADGLVGVATVREGAMLDTDSEHIVVGTAGHVDHGKSTLVGSLVTGQADDGEGSTRGFLDVQPHEVERGLSADLSYAVYGFDGEGPVHMDNPHRKTDRARVVEESDKLVSFVDTVGHEPWLRTTIRGLVGQKLDYGLLTVAADDGPTKTTREHLGVLLATELPTIVTVTKADAVSDERVAEVEREVERLLRDVGKTPLLVDRHGVDAAVEEINENVVPVLTTSAVTMDGLDTLDELFERLPKTTAQAGPFRMYIDRTYSVTGVGAVASGTIMSGEVEAGDELLLGPMADGSFREVEVRSIEMHYHRVDEAKAGRIVGIALKGVREEDIERGMVLLPGDAEPEPVRAFEAEVVVLNHPTRINDGYEPVVHLETVSEAATFHPEGGQLLPGDSGATTVRFKFRPYLVEEGQRFVFREGQSKGVGTVKSVNPGEDSDADPGETE, from the coding sequence ATGTGCCCTACCCGGGCCACGCTGCAACGCGCCCTTGACCGCGGCGAGCGAGAGGGCGGCAGCGTCGAGTTCAAAGAGCGACTGACCAGAGAACTGCACCTCGCCGACGGCCGGATGGAGAGTCTGGCGGCCCAACTCCGCCACCGCGTTCTCTCGGGCGACGGCGAAGCGACCTACGTCGTCGGCGTGACCGACGACGGCGGCATCGCCGGAATCGACCACGACGACTTTTCGGAATCGATGGACGTGTTGAGCCTGCTCGCCGAGGAGGCCGGTGCCCACATCGAGGACGTACAGACGTGGGGCATCACCGACGGGACCATCACCACCGAAGGCGAGGCCGACGGTCTCGTGGGCGTCGCCACGGTTCGAGAGGGTGCGATGCTCGACACCGACAGCGAACACATCGTCGTCGGGACCGCGGGTCACGTAGACCACGGCAAGTCCACGCTGGTCGGGTCGCTCGTGACCGGACAGGCCGACGACGGCGAGGGCAGCACGCGAGGGTTCCTCGACGTGCAACCCCACGAGGTCGAGCGCGGTCTCTCGGCGGACCTCTCGTACGCCGTCTACGGATTCGACGGCGAGGGACCGGTCCACATGGACAACCCCCACCGAAAGACCGACCGAGCGCGCGTTGTCGAGGAGTCCGACAAGTTGGTCTCGTTCGTGGACACCGTGGGTCACGAACCGTGGCTCCGAACCACGATTCGGGGGCTGGTGGGCCAGAAACTCGACTACGGACTGCTGACGGTGGCGGCCGACGACGGCCCGACGAAGACGACCCGCGAGCATCTGGGCGTCCTGCTGGCCACCGAACTCCCGACCATCGTGACCGTCACGAAGGCCGACGCCGTCTCCGACGAGCGCGTCGCCGAGGTCGAACGCGAAGTCGAGCGCCTGCTCCGGGACGTTGGCAAGACGCCCCTGTTGGTGGATCGCCACGGCGTGGACGCCGCAGTCGAAGAAATCAACGAGAACGTCGTCCCGGTGCTGACGACCAGCGCGGTCACGATGGACGGACTGGACACGCTGGACGAACTGTTCGAGCGACTGCCCAAGACGACTGCACAGGCCGGACCCTTCCGGATGTACATCGACCGGACCTACTCGGTGACGGGGGTCGGCGCGGTCGCCTCGGGAACCATCATGTCCGGGGAGGTGGAGGCTGGCGACGAACTCCTGCTCGGCCCGATGGCCGACGGGTCGTTCCGCGAGGTGGAGGTCCGCTCTATCGAGATGCACTACCACCGCGTGGACGAGGCGAAGGCGGGCCGCATCGTCGGCATCGCGCTGAAGGGCGTCCGCGAGGAGGACATCGAGCGCGGCATGGTCCTGCTCCCCGGCGACGCCGAACCCGAACCGGTCCGAGCGTTCGAGGCCGAAGTCGTCGTCCTCAACCACCCGACCAGAATCAACGACGGCTACGAACCAGTGGTCCACCTCGAAACCGTCAGCGAGGCCGCGACGTTCCACCCGGAGGGCGGTCAACTCCTGCCCGGCGACTCAGGGGCGACCACGGTCAGGTTCAAGTTCCGCCCCTACCTCGTCGAGGAAGGCCAGCGGTTCGTCTTCCGCGAGGGCCAGAGCAAGGGCGTCGGCACCGTGAAAAGCGTGAATCCCGGCGAGGATTCGGACGCCGACCCCGGCGAGACCGAGTAG
- a CDS encoding transcription factor S — protein MQFCDECGSMMKSMGSKMVCANDDCQGTTDKDEEVAADFVSTEEQSGDEVIETSENANFEGKPTADDVTCDECGHGKAWYTIKQTGSADEPPTRFFKCQECGHRWREYS, from the coding sequence ATGCAATTCTGCGACGAATGCGGCTCCATGATGAAGTCGATGGGGTCGAAGATGGTGTGTGCGAACGACGACTGTCAGGGCACGACCGACAAGGATGAGGAGGTGGCCGCCGACTTCGTCTCGACGGAGGAACAGAGCGGCGACGAAGTCATCGAAACCTCCGAGAACGCCAACTTCGAGGGGAAACCGACGGCCGACGACGTGACCTGCGACGAGTGTGGCCACGGCAAGGCGTGGTACACTATCAAGCAGACCGGCTCAGCCGACGAACCGCCGACGCGGTTCTTCAAGTGCCAAGAGTGCGGCCATCGGTGGCGCGAGTACAGCTAA